A single genomic interval of Ramlibacter sp. harbors:
- the dapF gene encoding diaminopimelate epimerase — translation MRIRFTKMQGAGNDFVVLDETRGRLGLTARQYQFLADRHFGVGADQILTVRPSPATGIDFEYVIHNADGGEVEHCGNGARCFVRYVRDHGLTDKTSVRVKTVNNTLVLNMGADGRVTVDMGPPVFEPAAIPFDPAGLTPQSVDSWQKWPLALDPSPQGAMVSVAVLSMGNPHAVQWVDDVDRAPVAQQGPRIESHPRFPNRVNAGFLQVVSRTQARLRVFERGAGETLACGTGACAAVVAGIRLGQFDRRVDVETRGGRLTIEWDGARGEGWSPVMLTGPATSVFEGEIDIPE, via the coding sequence ATGCGAATCCGCTTCACCAAGATGCAGGGCGCGGGCAACGACTTCGTGGTGCTCGATGAGACCCGGGGCCGGCTCGGGCTCACCGCGCGCCAGTACCAGTTCCTGGCCGACCGGCATTTTGGCGTGGGCGCCGACCAGATCCTCACGGTGCGGCCTTCGCCGGCGACCGGCATCGACTTCGAATACGTGATCCACAACGCCGACGGTGGCGAGGTGGAGCACTGCGGCAACGGCGCGCGCTGCTTTGTGCGCTACGTGCGCGACCACGGCCTGACCGACAAGACCTCGGTGCGCGTCAAGACCGTCAACAACACGCTGGTGCTGAACATGGGCGCCGACGGCCGCGTGACGGTGGACATGGGGCCGCCGGTGTTCGAGCCCGCGGCCATTCCCTTTGATCCGGCCGGGCTCACGCCACAGTCCGTGGATTCATGGCAAAAGTGGCCGCTGGCCCTTGATCCATCGCCACAGGGTGCTATGGTTTCGGTAGCAGTCTTGTCCATGGGCAACCCGCACGCGGTGCAGTGGGTGGACGACGTGGACCGGGCGCCCGTGGCGCAGCAGGGGCCGCGCATCGAAAGCCATCCGCGCTTTCCCAACCGGGTCAACGCGGGCTTTCTGCAGGTGGTGAGCCGCACTCAGGCGCGCCTGCGGGTGTTCGAGCGCGGCGCAGGCGAGACGCTGGCCTGCGGCACCGGCGCCTGCGCGGCCGTGGTGGCGGGCATCCGGCTCGGGCAGTTCGATCGCCGGGTCGATGTGGAAACCCGTGGTGGCCGCCTCACCATCGAGTGGGACGGCGCGCGGGGCGAGGGCTGGTCCCCCGTGATGCTGACCGGCCCGGCCACCAGCGTGTTTGAAGGCGAAATTGACATTCCCGAATGA